A region of Paenimyroides aestuarii DNA encodes the following proteins:
- a CDS encoding alpha-ketoglutarate-dependent dioxygenase AlkB family protein, protein MDLFTNETTEDNLLPFDGEVVYHGILLDTHEANHFFNVLMQKIEWYHDKSVIYGKEITTKRKVAWYGSKDFSYTYSGYTRVALPWMEELLALKQLIELYTNSMYNSCLLNLYHSGEEGMAWHSDGEKDLVDNGSIACLSLGAQRRFDFKHKQSAQKKLFDLPNGSLIEMKGETQKHWLHRIAPTKKVTEPRISLTFRQMR, encoded by the coding sequence ATGGATTTATTTACAAACGAAACAACCGAAGATAATTTATTGCCATTTGATGGCGAAGTTGTTTACCATGGAATTTTGTTGGATACCCATGAGGCCAATCATTTTTTTAATGTATTGATGCAGAAAATAGAATGGTACCATGATAAATCGGTTATTTATGGCAAGGAAATCACTACCAAACGAAAGGTTGCTTGGTACGGATCAAAAGATTTTTCGTACACTTATTCCGGTTATACGCGTGTGGCATTGCCTTGGATGGAAGAATTATTGGCTTTAAAACAATTAATTGAATTATATACCAACAGTATGTACAATTCGTGTTTACTGAATTTGTACCACAGCGGCGAAGAAGGCATGGCGTGGCACAGCGACGGCGAAAAAGATTTGGTTGATAACGGTTCAATCGCTTGTTTAAGTTTGGGTGCACAACGCCGATTTGATTTTAAACACAAACAATCGGCACAGAAAAAACTGTTCGATTTACCCAATGGTTCGTTAATCGAAATGAAAGGCGAAACCCAGAAACATTGGCTGCACCGTATCGCCCCAACAAAAAAAGTAACCGAACCAAGAATTAGTTTAACATTTAGGCAGATGAGGTGA